From Epinephelus lanceolatus isolate andai-2023 chromosome 5, ASM4190304v1, whole genome shotgun sequence, the proteins below share one genomic window:
- the LOC117262894 gene encoding histone H2B 1/2-like: MPETTVKAPKKGSKKAVSKSVSKSGKKKRRTRKESYAIYVYKVLKQVHPNTGISSKAMGIMNSFVSDIFERIAGEASRLAHYNKRSTITSREIQTAVRLLLPGELAKHAVSEGTKAVTKYTSSK, translated from the coding sequence ATGCCTGAAACCACCGTCAAAGCGCCCAAGAAGGGCTCAAAGAAAGCCGTGTCTAAGAGCGTTAGCAAGAGCGgcaagaaaaagaggaggaccAGGAAGGAGAGCTACGCCATCTACGTGTACAAGGTGCTGAAGCAGGTCCACCCCAACACCGGCATCTCGTCCAAGGCCATGGGCATCATGAATTCGTTTGTGAGCGACATCTTTGAGCGCATCGCCGGTGAGGCCTCTCGTCTGGCTCACTACAACAAGCGCTCCaccatcacttccagggagATCCAGACCGCCGTCCGCCTGCTGCTGCCCGGTGAGCTGGCAAAGCACGCTGTGTCTGAGGGCACCAAGGCCGTCACCAAGTACACCAGCTCCAAGTAG
- the LOC144463618 gene encoding histone H3-like — translation MARTKQTARKSTGGKAPRKQLATKAARKSAPATGGVKKPHRYRPGTVALREIRRYQKSTELLIRKLPFQRLVREIAQDFKTDLRFQSSAVMALQESSEAYLVGLFEDTNLCAIHAKRVTIMPKDIQLARRIRGERA, via the coding sequence ATGGCAAGAACTAAGCAGACCGCGCGTAAATCCACCGGAGGCAAAGCCCCGAGGAAGCAGCTGGCCACCAAGGCTGCCCGTAAGAGCGCCCCGGCCACCGGCGGCGTGAAGAAGCCTCACCGTTACAGGCCCGGTACCGTGGCTCTCAGAGAGATCCGTCGCTACCAGAAATCCACGGAGTTGCTGATCCGCAAGCTGCCCTTCCAGCGCCTGGTCCGAGAAATCGCTCAGGATTTCAAGACCGACCTGCGCTTCCAGAGCTCCGCTGTCATGGCTCTGCAGGAGTCCAGTGAGGCTTACCTGGTGGGCCTGTTTGAGGACACCAACCTGTGCGCCATCCACGCCAAGAGAGTCACCATCATGCCCAAAGACATCCAGCTGGCCCGTCGCATCCGCGGAGAGAGAGCTTaa